The following proteins are encoded in a genomic region of Drosophila willistoni isolate 14030-0811.24 chromosome 3R, UCI_dwil_1.1, whole genome shotgun sequence:
- the LOC6647875 gene encoding zinc finger protein 236 has protein sequence MSRSLVLTDEQSRLNARLEAHMVYICPECGKAFRTQVEWRTHLNTKHDYLKKTYVDFNFTQIDDRFHECQICFKWVENAHKTIAMLQYHYFMHLVHSKTYRCVHCRMAYTRRRALNAHLLETHIREIEKYEAKLRQMKRNEEQKALEAAAAKPTKISNRPLGRPPKKPGTVRKRKDLLAKALMDIDLQAEDYKATNTGTSNITEISHTKASNASEQNLDRCLNAYEDILRKEEEQADLDALCEEFFVEKVDDEQELPRKTPEPKANRSQEVVIIEIDALGKEEVDQLQKELKPGGSRSPPSKRRRLSESEELNTQELTKLVSYLCPKCGKEISSMDAWRTHVFEKHDFEHFIENNFKIIEPGYKSMCLQCREIQTTTKRSELQKHCFKHLPYRSYLKCSLCDRTKTSMSKMYNHIRYNHQEELQRKNKTQLIVKPEPRWNISPKHRQQTSAESLSPESPLHDGDEHLVCEYCNKIFKTYWRHKRHEATCIKAGVLQPESPFDSGADAIMKHLREGCLRMSNICRSMQDT, from the exons atgtctcGAAGCCTAGTGCTCACCGATGAGCAAAGTCGTCTTAATGCCCGCTTGGAGGCTCACATGGTCTACATATGTCCAGAATGTGGAAAAGCGTTTCGTACCCAAGTCGAATGGCGTACGCATTTAAATACG AAACATGATTACTTGAAAAAGACCTATGTGGACTTCAATTTCACCCAAATAGATGATCGTTTCCATGAGTGCCAAATCTGCTTTAAATGGGTGGAGAATGCCCATAAAACAATTGCCATGCTACAATATCATTACTTTATGCATTTAGTTCACAGCAAGACATATCGGTGTGTTCACTGCCGCATGGCCTATACCAGGAGAAGAGCTCTGAATGCCCATTTGTTGGAAACACATATCCGGGAGATTGAGAAATATGAAGCTAAGCTCAggcaaatgaaaagaaatgaagAGCAAAAGGCTTTAGAAGCAGCTGCGGCTAAGCCAACAAAGATATCAAATAGGCCACTTGGTCGACCACCAAAAAAACCTGGAACAGTACGCAAACGTAAAGATTTGCTGGCAAAAGCACTGATGGACATTGATCTCCAGGCCGAAGACTATAAAGCTACGAACACAGGCACGAGCAATATAACTGAAATTTCACATACCAAAGCATCGAACGCCAGTGAACAAAATTTGGATCGATGCCTAAATGCCTATGAGGATATACTCcgaaaagaagaagaacaagcTGATTTGGATGCCTTGTGTGAGGAATTCTTTGTGGAGAAAGTCGATGATGAGCAAGAACTTCCACGTAAGACACCAGAGCCAAAAGCCAATAGGTCGCAAGAAGTAGTAATTATTGAGATTGATGCTCTAGGCAAAGAAGAAGTGGATCAATTGCAAAAAGAGCTTAAGCCTGGTGGAAGCCGCAGTCCGCCCAGCAAACGTCGCCGTTTATCCGAATCGGAGGAGCTTAATACTCAGGAACTAACAAAACTCGTTTCCTATTTGTGTCCCAAATGCGGTAAAGAAATTTCGTCAATGGACGCTTGGCGAACTCATGTTTTCGAGAAGCATGACTTCGAACATTTCATTGAGAATAactttaaaataattgaaCCGGGCTATAAGAGCATGTGTCTGCAATGTCGCGAAATTCAGACGACCACAAAACGATCGGAACTGCAAAAACATTGTTTTAAGCATCTACCATATCGATCCTACTTAAAGTGTTCTCTATGTGATCGTACCAAGACCAGTATGTCCAAAATGTATAATCATATACGTTACAATCATCAGGAGGAGCTTCAACGCAAGAATAAGACACAATTGATTGTTAAACCGGAGCCCAGGTGGAACATTAGCCCAAAACATCGACAACAAACTTCAGCAGAAAGTCTAAGCCCAGAAAGCCCCCTACACGATGGTGATGAGCATTTAGTTTGCGAATACTGCAATAAGATCTTTAAAACCTATTGGCGCCACAAGCGCCATGAAGCCACTTGCATCAAGGCCGGAGTTCTGCAGCCAGAGTCCCCGTTCGATTCAGGAGCTGATGCCATAATGAAGCACTTGCGTGAGGGTTGCTTACGTATGAGTAACATCTGCCGGAGCATGCAGGATACTTAA
- the LOC6647873 gene encoding transcription elongation regulator 1 isoform X2: MESNESMDSERASPTEDENSNGNRSPQEAAVPGLGVGAGGLNGGGGGGGSQDGSNGVAVEVGAAVAIAASIKEKPIESQWTKPPGFNAFSGRPIGEHTALQQQAQQQQQLQQQQQPPPANGVTPAPSSDIWVETKAEDGRSYYYHAVTRETTWTRPDGPNIKIMTQSEVEEIAKRPPPVTKVTEAPEISHLTSQPPPHLMSQPPPSTAATPGALLSQPPPNVRQQPPPLFQPPPGFGQPPFCMPPPAYGFPGAAPAAAAPTWGVGIPPWQQPHGPPPTGVGGDKPAQKLIIKPGVIDPAVIARAAEWSEHRAPDGRPYYFHAQRGESVWEKPQALRDMEAARMAAHSGITPPTVAAPPPHHLLPNPMMHLPPGTAPGYDPQMAFAAAAAAAASTKAAQAAALEKEAKKAAEEKRKKEEEQQKKAAAAAANAKQTDKSRPVTSTPIAGTPWCVVWTGDARVFFYNPSTRTSVWDRPEDLMNREDVDKAVNERPEQLKTDQEKSQEAEAKSTVEASREFVEVAPVQQQQLQEVQRIEPEEEEDDGIIKIRTESESSVEEVPTKRVRTLTKSKRAEDAALEAEQRAAKERALVPLEQRVTQFKEMLREKDVSAFSTWEKELHKIVFDPRYLLLTSKERKQVFEKYVKDRAEEERKEKRNKMRQKRDDFRKLMEECKLHGKSSFSEFSQRNAKDERYRAIEKVRERESLFNEYIVEVRRHEKEDKQLKKDQLVPLTERFRLPNVHILLQCCSH; encoded by the exons ATGGAAAGCAATGAAAGCATGGATAGTGAACGCGCTAGTCCGACGGAAGATGAAAATAGTAACGGCAATCGATCTCCACAAGAAGCTGCTGTGCCTGGCTTAGGCGTGGGAGCGGGGGGCTTgaatggtggtggtggtggtggtggcagtCAAGATGGATCGAATGGGGTAGCTGTTGAAGTGGGGGCTGCAGTTGCCATAGCGGCTAGTATAAAGGAAAAGCCAATCGAGTCACAGTG gaCCAAGCCCCCGGGATTCAATGCATTTAGTGGACGACCTATTGGAGAACATACGGCCTTACAGCAGCAGgcccaacagcaacaacaactgcagcagcagcaacaaccgcCTCCAGCGAATGGAGTAACCCCGGCGCCCAGTTCAGATATTTGGGTGGAGACAAAGGCCGAGGATGGTCGTTCGTATTATTATCACGCAGTCACAAGAGAAACGACATGGACACGTCCTGATGGTCCAAACATCAAGATCATGACCCAGAGCGAAGTCGAGGAGATCGCAAAAAGACCGCCGCCAGTCACAAAAGTCACAGAGGCTCCAGAGATCTCGCATCTTACCTCTCAACCACCACCACACCTAATGAGTCAGCCACCGCCTTCGACTGCTGCTACACCCGGCGCACTTCTCTCTCAACCTCCGCCGAATGTGCGACAACAACCACCGCCTTTATTTCAACCACCTCCAGGATTTGGGCAGCCACCATTCTGTATGCCACCGCCGGCCTACGGCTTTCCTGGTGCAGCACCTGCGGCTGCTGCTCCTACCTGGGGAGTAGGCATCCCACCTTGGCAACAGCCGCATGGTCCACCACCAACAGGTGTTGGTGGGGATAAGCCAGCTCAAAAACTGATCATTAAGCCCGGAGTCATAGATCCAGCAGTGATTGCTAGAGCTGCCGAATGGTCCGAGCATCGTGCACCGGACGGACGGCCATATTATTTTCATGCCCAGCGTGGGGAATCTGTGTGGGAAAAACCGCAGGCACTACGCGATATGGAAGCAGCCCGCATGGCCGCCCATTCGGGAATAACGCCTCCGACAGTGGCTGCTCCGCCTCCACATCATTTACTTCCCAATCCGATGATGCATTTGCCACCAGGTACAGCACCTGGTTATGATCCACAAATGGCATTTGCAGCGGCTGCAGCTGCGGCTGCCTCTACGAAGGCGGCACAGGCAGCCGCCTTAGAGAAGGAGGCAAAGAAAGCAGCCGAAGAGAAGCGAAAAAAGGAGGAGGAACAACAAAAGAaggcagctgcagcagcagccaatgCCAAGCAGACGGACAAATCCCGTCCAGTTACCAGCACGCCTATAGCAGGCACTCCCTGGTGTGTGGTCTGGACAGGAGATGCACGTGTTTTCTTTTACAATCCATCGACAAGAACTTCGGTCTGGGATCGACCCGAGGATCTGATGAATCGTGAAGATGTTGACAAGGCCGTGAATGAGCGACCGGAGCAATTAAAAACTGATCAAGAGAAATCCCAAGAGGCGGAGGCCAAGTCAACTGTGGAAGCATCTCGTGAATTCGTGGAGGTAGCGCCAgttcaacagcaacaacttcAAGAAGTCCAGAGGATAGAACCAGAAGAGGAAGAGGACGATGGAATCATTAAAATTCGTACTGAATCTGAATCTAGTGTGGAGGAAGTACCCACAAAGAGAGTTCGAACCT TAACAAAATCGAAGCGAGCCGAAGACGCTGCCTTGGAGGCCGAACAACGTGCAGCTAAAGAGCGTGCCCTGGTTCCACTAGAGCAACGTGTCACCCAATTCAAGGAGATGTTGAGAGAAAAGGATGTGTCTGCATTCAGCACCTGGGAAAAGGAGTTACATAAGATTGTCTTTGATCCACGCTATTTGCTGCTTACATCAAAGGAGCGAAAACAGGTATTTGAAAAGTATGTGAAAGATCGAGCCGAGGAAGAGCGTAAGGAAAAACGCAACAAAATGCGACAAAAGCGGGATGACTTCCGTAAACTCATGGAGGAATGCAAACTGCATGGCAA GTCGTCATTCTCCGAATTTAGTCAAAGAAATGCTAAAGATGAGCGATACCGTGCCATCGAAAAGGTGCGCGAACGCGAAAGTCTCTTCAACGAATACATCGTTGAAGTGCGACGCCACGAAAAGGAGGATAAACAGCTAAAGAAAGATCAG CTTGTGCCCTTGACCGAGCGGTTCCGGTTGCCAAATGTCCACATATTGTTGCAATGTTGTAGCCACTAG
- the LOC6647874 gene encoding HEAT repeat-containing protein 3 has protein sequence MGKVRKTKIRTPAGVDTSDSLENGFHVDSDEESNCGPIEAISIHLQRANIEEKLNGLHSFAVLALRKEKLREILESDLVRIAAPLLCDRDNAIKNAAAGALRNLSVYGPEVCEYLVENDILTALLSLITSYDLKINILESELQADTFLQAIHLLRNLTESSPTATEAFNQSLGLLKQLLLCLDYKKFGFEISIAVAQLVLVLSENNSSSWNVVANEQFLTELIKVNQEEANLNLLYLSALAAGILVNVPACSSAYTKEIMASLEKLLTTDTQAQLNYHKNALEQEVTKNQVPVLEISMETEDLNESQANGKQNGQNKQTETEEVLQNLEYLLDGQRLVAEIITNLASSDDDDDNQQGNANADSDLDQSETESVADYDMEDETVNNSSSGDFLEIIKSGNVVEKLWQKCQPLDLTLEKVLSLTHNSQLQSKFTKMRVSHLLCLQNLTNLLKVDDLGGHQNIYNMWFQLGQQAFKGITDATIMEAITSLMRSSLLLLKSRKDLFQQMTEADLVLIIEGARSCPHLDIRVNWNRMLGTLGCLLAENLVKIIIVFLLDSCKLESDLWALSEGLDALMDIFAIEDWPEIIAELNMCESVKILEETFKSKLRQQRRDMKERRATIMTVKTNFSRFVTYLNDNCKK, from the coding sequence ATGGGAAAAGTAAGGAAAACCAAAATTCGGACTCCCGCAGGAGTCGATACTTCTGATAGCCTCGAGAATGGCTTCCATGTAgacagtgacgaagagagcaACTGTGGTCCCATCGAAGCAATTAGCATACATCTGCAGCGAGCCAACATCGAGGAAAAACTCAACGGATTGCACTCGTTTGCAGTTCTGGCGCTCCGCAAAGAGAAGCTGCGAGAGATTCTAGAGAGTGATTTGGTACGCATTGCGGCCCCCCTACTGTGCGACAGAGATAACGCTATAAAAAATGCTGCTGCCGGAGCCCTAAGAAATTTATCAGTTTATGGACCCGAAGTTTGTGAATATTTGGTCGAGAATGATATATTGACAGCATTGTTATCCTTAATAACCAGTTACGATTTGAAAATCAATATCCTGGAATCAGAACTTCAAGCGGATACATTTTTGCAGGCCATACACTTGCTTAGAAATCTCACAGAGAGTTCTCCCACAGCTACCGAAGCCTTTAACCAGTCTCTCGGCTTGCTAAagcaattattattatgctTGGACTACAAGAAATTCGGTTTTGAAATTTCTATAGCAGTGGCACAATTGGTTTTGGTTCTATCCGAAAATAATTCCAGCTCATGGAATGTTGTGGCTAATGAGCAATTCTTAACAGAATTAATTAAAGTCAATCAGGAGGAAGCAAATCTGAATTTATTATATCTAAGTGCTTTAGCTGCAGGAATTTTAGTCAATGTTCCAGCCTGCTCGTCGGCCTATACTAAGGAAATTATGGCTAGCTTGGAAAAATTATTAACCACCGACACCCAGGCGCAGCTGAATTACCATAAGAATGCATTAGAGCAAGAGGTAACCAAGAATCAAGTTCCTGTATTAGAAATATCCATGGAAACTGAAGATTTAAATGAGTCGCAAGCGAATGGAAAACAAAACGGCCAAAATAAACAGACGGAAACGGAAGAAGTGTTACAAAATCTTGAATATCTTTTAGATGGCCAACGTCTAGTGGCCGAGATTATAACTAACTTAGCGTCAtccgatgatgatgatgataatcaACAAGGAAATGCTAATGCGGACTCAGACTTGGATCAATCGGAAACTGAAAGTGTTGCCGATTACGATATGGAAGATGAAACTGTAAATAATTCGTCCTCTGGTGATTTTCTCGAGATAATTAAGTCTGGAAATGTGGTTGAAAAGTTATGGCAAAAATGTCAACCCTTGGATTTGACATTGGAAAAAGTACTCAGTCTCACACACAATTCGCAGCTTCAAAGTAAATTCACAAAAATGCGGGTCTCCCATTTACTTTGCCTGCAAAATCTAACTAATCTTTTGAAAGTCGATGACTTGGGCGGCCACCAGAATATATACAATATGTGGTTCCAGCTGGGTCAGCAGGCATTCAAGGGCATAACGGATGCTACAATTATGGAGGCAATCACCTCGCTAATGCGGTCATCTCTGCTACTACTCAAATCCCGCAAGGATCTGTTCCAACAGATGACAGAAGCGGATTTGGTTTTAATTATCGAAGGAGCTCGCAGTTGTCCACATTTGGATATACGTGTCAATTGGAATCGGATGCTGGGCACGTTGGGTTGCCTACTAGCCGAGAATTTggttaaaattattattgtcTTCTTGTTGGATTCGTGCAAACTGGAAAGTGATTTGTGGGCACTATCTGAAGGCTTGGATGCTTTAATGGATATATTTGCTATTGAAGATTGGCCAGAGATTATAGCCGAGTTAAATATGTGTGAAAGCGTTAAAATCCTTGAGGAAACATTTAAATCAAAGCTGAGGCAACAGCGTCGTGATATGAAGGAGCGTCGTGCCACCATTATGACAGTTAAAACCAATTTCTCCCGATTTGTGACGTATCTAAATGAcaattgcaaaaaataa
- the LOC6647873 gene encoding transcription elongation regulator 1 isoform X1: MESNESMDSERASPTEDENSNGNRSPQEAAVPGLGVGAGGLNGGGGGGGSQDGSNGVAVEVGAAVAIAASIKEKPIESQWTKPPGFNAFSGRPIGEHTALQQQAQQQQQLQQQQQPPPANGVTPAPSSDIWVETKAEDGRSYYYHAVTRETTWTRPDGPNIKIMTQSEVEEIAKRPPPVTKVTEAPEISHLTSQPPPHLMSQPPPSTAATPGALLSQPPPNVRQQPPPLFQPPPGFGQPPFCMPPPAYGFPGAAPAAAAPTWGVGIPPWQQPHGPPPTGVGGDKPAQKLIIKPGVIDPAVIARAAEWSEHRAPDGRPYYFHAQRGESVWEKPQALRDMEAARMAAHSGITPPTVAAPPPHHLLPNPMMHLPPGTAPGYDPQMAFAAAAAAAASTKAAQAAALEKEAKKAAEEKRKKEEEQQKKAAAAAANAKQTDKSRPVTSTPIAGTPWCVVWTGDARVFFYNPSTRTSVWDRPEDLMNREDVDKAVNERPEQLKTDQEKSQEAEAKSTVEASREFVEVAPVQQQQLQEVQRIEPEEEEDDGIIKIRTESESSVEEVPTKRVRTLTKSKRAEDAALEAEQRAAKERALVPLEQRVTQFKEMLREKDVSAFSTWEKELHKIVFDPRYLLLTSKERKQVFEKYVKDRAEEERKEKRNKMRQKRDDFRKLMEECKLHGKSSFSEFSQRNAKDERYRAIEKVRERESLFNEYIVEVRRHEKEDKQLKKDQIRKDFLDMLRERHDIERHTRWYDIKKKFESDSRYRAVDSLYREEYFEDYLHIMKDEKRKERDLREQRERERQRDRKSDRRDRDKDKDKDKSRKDRGDRSRSRDRHRDRRSSKDRDDKSKADKSRRRESPEEGEDSEAGDSDNSELARIREDEAEQKQKEREKKLRAEQSIREREKEVQRTLAGHLRDRDKEREHHKRDESIGHFTALLTDLVRAPDYTWKEVKRQLRKDHRWELIETLDRDDRERIFNEHIDNLMKKKREKFREMLDEITTLQLTSTWKEIKKLIKEDPRYLKYNSDKGEREFRDYIKDKTLNAKTALRELLQECKFITHKSSDLIKENVNHLKEIQDILKNDKRYLVLDHMEDERDTIVLSFLEELNKRGPPPPPTASESTRRNK; this comes from the exons ATGGAAAGCAATGAAAGCATGGATAGTGAACGCGCTAGTCCGACGGAAGATGAAAATAGTAACGGCAATCGATCTCCACAAGAAGCTGCTGTGCCTGGCTTAGGCGTGGGAGCGGGGGGCTTgaatggtggtggtggtggtggtggcagtCAAGATGGATCGAATGGGGTAGCTGTTGAAGTGGGGGCTGCAGTTGCCATAGCGGCTAGTATAAAGGAAAAGCCAATCGAGTCACAGTG gaCCAAGCCCCCGGGATTCAATGCATTTAGTGGACGACCTATTGGAGAACATACGGCCTTACAGCAGCAGgcccaacagcaacaacaactgcagcagcagcaacaaccgcCTCCAGCGAATGGAGTAACCCCGGCGCCCAGTTCAGATATTTGGGTGGAGACAAAGGCCGAGGATGGTCGTTCGTATTATTATCACGCAGTCACAAGAGAAACGACATGGACACGTCCTGATGGTCCAAACATCAAGATCATGACCCAGAGCGAAGTCGAGGAGATCGCAAAAAGACCGCCGCCAGTCACAAAAGTCACAGAGGCTCCAGAGATCTCGCATCTTACCTCTCAACCACCACCACACCTAATGAGTCAGCCACCGCCTTCGACTGCTGCTACACCCGGCGCACTTCTCTCTCAACCTCCGCCGAATGTGCGACAACAACCACCGCCTTTATTTCAACCACCTCCAGGATTTGGGCAGCCACCATTCTGTATGCCACCGCCGGCCTACGGCTTTCCTGGTGCAGCACCTGCGGCTGCTGCTCCTACCTGGGGAGTAGGCATCCCACCTTGGCAACAGCCGCATGGTCCACCACCAACAGGTGTTGGTGGGGATAAGCCAGCTCAAAAACTGATCATTAAGCCCGGAGTCATAGATCCAGCAGTGATTGCTAGAGCTGCCGAATGGTCCGAGCATCGTGCACCGGACGGACGGCCATATTATTTTCATGCCCAGCGTGGGGAATCTGTGTGGGAAAAACCGCAGGCACTACGCGATATGGAAGCAGCCCGCATGGCCGCCCATTCGGGAATAACGCCTCCGACAGTGGCTGCTCCGCCTCCACATCATTTACTTCCCAATCCGATGATGCATTTGCCACCAGGTACAGCACCTGGTTATGATCCACAAATGGCATTTGCAGCGGCTGCAGCTGCGGCTGCCTCTACGAAGGCGGCACAGGCAGCCGCCTTAGAGAAGGAGGCAAAGAAAGCAGCCGAAGAGAAGCGAAAAAAGGAGGAGGAACAACAAAAGAaggcagctgcagcagcagccaatgCCAAGCAGACGGACAAATCCCGTCCAGTTACCAGCACGCCTATAGCAGGCACTCCCTGGTGTGTGGTCTGGACAGGAGATGCACGTGTTTTCTTTTACAATCCATCGACAAGAACTTCGGTCTGGGATCGACCCGAGGATCTGATGAATCGTGAAGATGTTGACAAGGCCGTGAATGAGCGACCGGAGCAATTAAAAACTGATCAAGAGAAATCCCAAGAGGCGGAGGCCAAGTCAACTGTGGAAGCATCTCGTGAATTCGTGGAGGTAGCGCCAgttcaacagcaacaacttcAAGAAGTCCAGAGGATAGAACCAGAAGAGGAAGAGGACGATGGAATCATTAAAATTCGTACTGAATCTGAATCTAGTGTGGAGGAAGTACCCACAAAGAGAGTTCGAACCT TAACAAAATCGAAGCGAGCCGAAGACGCTGCCTTGGAGGCCGAACAACGTGCAGCTAAAGAGCGTGCCCTGGTTCCACTAGAGCAACGTGTCACCCAATTCAAGGAGATGTTGAGAGAAAAGGATGTGTCTGCATTCAGCACCTGGGAAAAGGAGTTACATAAGATTGTCTTTGATCCACGCTATTTGCTGCTTACATCAAAGGAGCGAAAACAGGTATTTGAAAAGTATGTGAAAGATCGAGCCGAGGAAGAGCGTAAGGAAAAACGCAACAAAATGCGACAAAAGCGGGATGACTTCCGTAAACTCATGGAGGAATGCAAACTGCATGGCAA GTCGTCATTCTCCGAATTTAGTCAAAGAAATGCTAAAGATGAGCGATACCGTGCCATCGAAAAGGTGCGCGAACGCGAAAGTCTCTTCAACGAATACATCGTTGAAGTGCGACGCCACGAAAAGGAGGATAAACAGCTAAAGAAAGATCAG ATTCGCAAAGATTTTCTGGATATGCTGCGCGAGAGACACGATATCGAAAGACATACCCGATGGTATGATATCAAAAAGAAGTTTGAATCAGACTCACGATATCGTGCGGTGGACTCTCTCTATAGAGAGGAATATTTCGAGGACTATTTGCATATTATGAAGGACGAGAAGCGCAAGGAACGGGATTTGCGAGAACAACGGGAAAGAGAACGTCAACGTGACCGCAAATCTGACAGAAGAGATCGAGACAAAGATAAGGACAAGGACAAAAGTCGCAAGGATCGTGGTGATCGCAGTCGTTCCAGGGACAGGCATCGTGATCGAAGATCATCAAAGGATAGAGATGATAAGAGCAAAGCGGACAAAAGCAGAAGGCGAGAGTCCCCG GAGGAGGGTGAAGATTCGGAGGCTGGCGACAGCGATAATAGCGAATTGGCACGCATTCGTGAAGATGAAGCggaacaaaagcaaaaggaacGTGAGAAAAAACTTAGGGCCGAACAGAGTATTCGGGAGCGGGAGAAGGAAGTTCAACGCACTTTGGCAGGACACTTGCGGGATCGGGACAAGGAACGCGAGCATCATAAGCGTGATGAAAGTATAGGACATTTTACAGCTTTGCTTACGGATTTGGTACGAGCACCGGACTACACCTGGAAGGAGGTAAAGCGGCAATTGCGCAAAGATCATCGCTGGGAACTGATCGAAACGCTAGATCGGGATGATCGCGAGAG AATTTTTAACGAACACATTGACAATCTGATGAAAAAGAAACGAGAGAAATTCCGGGAAATGCTTGATGAGATCACCACACTGCAGCTAACCAGCACCTGgaaggaaattaaaaaattaatcaagGAAGATCCAAGATATCTAAAGTATAATTCCGATAAAGGCGAACGTGAGTTCCGCGACTACATAAAGGACAAAACACTAAATGCAAAGACAGCGTTACGTGAACTATTGCAGGAATGCAAATTTATAACACATAAAAGCAGCGATCTCATCAAGGAGAATGTGAATCATCTTAAAGAAATCCAGGATATACTCAAGAACGATAAGCG CTACTTGGTGCTGGATCACATGGAGGACGAAAGAGATACCattgttttaagttttttggAGGAGCTAAATAAACGTGGTCCACCGCCGCCGCCTACAGCTTCGGAATCTACGCGCCGCAACAAATAA